In Pseudohongiella acticola, the sequence CCCATTCAATGTGAGCGTGATGGCGCCTTTTTCAAGCCAGCCGCAATCTTCCAATGCTACCAATTCGGAAACTGGCCCCGATGCATCAAAACCTTTTGCCGTGTCCCAGGGTCGCCCCTGTTTCTTGGCCTCCGCCTGCAGATCCCGTCGGGTAAAATCGATACCAACGCCGTAGGCAAACACACAGGCACGCGCAGCCGCCAGTGTCAGCGACGCGCCACCTTGATGCAGTGCCACCACCAACTCGGCTTCATGATGCAGATCCTGAGTTCGCGGCGGGTAGGGAACCGTTCCATCAGGCCTCCATACCGCCGCGGCCGGTTTACTAAAAAAGAAAGGCGCCTCGCGGCTGGGATCAGCGCCCATTTCTTTGGCATGCTCTGCGTAGTTGCGACCCACACAGAAAACCCGACCGACCGGAAAGCGTGTCTCACGCCCCCGAATCGGCAGACTGGCAACAGCTAAATCAAATTCAGTTTTCAATCGCTTACCTCGACACATATTTAAAGAACTCAAATCGGGGCGCCGGGCGGCATGGCCAGCGGCGCCGACAGCAGACTATCCTGACTGGCATTATCAGACCAGTTCTCCAGCTCGGCAAGCGCCATGCGGTAATGTGCGCGCCAACTGTTGTCCGTGGTCTCGTCTACAGCCGAATCAAGCCAGTCTTCCAGATCCTGCAGCGTCGAATTCACCGCCGCCTTCACCTGATTGTCAGTTTCGTCTGAACGCAGCAGCGCCAGCAAACGGTAAAGCGTGACATTGTTGACGGCCTGTTGCACACGTCCCGACTGCCCCGCCGACTTTTCAGCGAACCAGCTGTTGTTCATGACGCGGTCAAAGACATCGTGGATGGACGGCAGGGTTGGGTCCAGGCTGTTCAGATTGACCAGCCGTGCCAGTCGTTCGGCCTGCAGTATCCCGCTCAGTGTATGATCCGCTGCCGTTTCGGCAATGGCAGCAAAATCCAGTCCCAGAGAGGTTCGCAAGGGAAAACTTTCCCGGTTGCGCGAATAGCCCAGCGGTTTGGGCGGAATCGCTGCCAGAGTCTCTGGTGACAGCGCCAGCGCACTCGGTGTCAGTGTGTTCATCAGGGCATCCAATGCCCGCATCTGATCCTCAGCACTGATCGGCGTGATCTGCTCTGGCTGGGCATTTTCACCGTCGTAGATACTGTATTCGTAGTAGATGCCGCCAATCAGTCGGTGAACCGCTTCCACCTGGTATCGGTGCAGAAAGTAGAGCGGCACCAGAATTTCTTCCAGCTCCGCGTAGGGTTGCCCAGCACGCAGGTTCTGCGCGCCAAAACGTTCAAGCGCAGAGCCGCGCACAGCCAGCAGGCGCTCCAGCTCCGTCACCGGGTCGGCGCCGTTGTCCCACATATGAGCCAGCGGGTGGGCACCGCCGGGAGCACGGCTGTCAGCGTCGGAGATAAAATGCAGCCCGGCATCGCGGTTTTCCTGCAGTGTTGTGGACAGACCAACGGATTCTTCCAGCGCGGTAGCGTAGTCAGCATAACCATATTTTATGGTCTGGAAATCCCACTGTCCCAGTCCGATATCGTAGGCATTAAGCGCATCGAGAACACCGTTGTCACTGATTTCCAGTGCCGGGTGCGGATAGTCCATCACCGACGCGCGCGCATTAACACTGGCCGCGAAATTGTGGGCAATACCCAGTGTATGCCCGACCTCATGCGCAGACAACTGACGGATACGCGACAACGCCAGCTCCTGGATGGCTTCATCGGAGCCTTCCTGCGCCAGTCCGATCAGCGATTGTGCGATACGATAGTCCTGTCGCACCCGCAACGAGCCCAGCGTGACTTTGCCCTTGATGATCTCCCCGGTTCTGGGATCAGTGACACTCGACCCGTACGACCAGCCACGGGTCGAACGATGCACCCATTGAATCACGTTATAACGAATATCCATGGGATCGGCGTCCTCCGGCAGCATCTCCACCTGAAAGGCATTGTCATAACCAATCGCCTCGAAAGCTTCGTTCCACCAGCGTGCGCCATCCAGCAAAGCGCTACGCACCGGCTCCGGCACACCCGCGTCCAGGTAATACACAATCGGCTCAACCGCTTCGCTGCGTGCTGCTTCCGGGTTTCGTTTTTCCAGGCGATGCCGGGAAATGAAGCGCCGGGTCATGTCCTCGTTAATGGGTGCGGCAAAGTCCTCATAGCTGCGCGACCAGAAACCGGACTCGGGATGAAACGCCCGCGCCCGATAACCGGCTTCAGGCAACTGCACAAAGGAATGGTGCTGACGCACGGTGATGCTGCCTGGCGAGGGTGCCACCGAGCGCACCAGCGCTCCTGGCTGGCTGCCGGCAAACGTAAGCTGTGCCTCAAACTCGGAGTTCAGCGGAAAGTTACGCGTCCGCTCCAGATAAACCGCAGAACGCTGTTTGTCCAGGCTATAGCTGCCCTGCTGGCTCCGTGCCAGTGTGGTGGCGACACCGTGGACATCATTGAGCAGAAAGTCGGTCAGGTCGATCAACACGCGATTGCCTTCAACCGCTTCCACCGCAAATCCGGCCAGAATTGATTCGGCGAAGGCTTCCTGCACAGACAAGCGTTCAGCAGCGCTGTCCGACACCGCCCGGTAATCCAGGTTGATATGTTTCAGAAATACCTTGTTGCCATGGCGCTCAAACTTCACCACACGACCGCCACCAAGTTGACCACGATCCAGGCCAATATCATTGGAGCCGATGCCGGTTGCCAGTGCGCTGGCGTACAGGAATTCTTCATTCCATCGCTCCACCTCCAGCAGAATCTGTCCCGTATTGGGCTGATAATAGAAGTCGAAGTAACCCTCCTGCCGATCTGCCCCCGCAACCACATCCGCGATCGCAGGCGGTGCATCCGCAGCCTGCGCCACACCGGCAAGCATCAGAAACGGCAACAGCAGCACAAAACCCAATTGAGGCAGCATTTTCATTATTGGTTTCCTTTCATGACATCAAAGATTCAAAACAGTGTACCCACACCGAACCACAACGACCATACGTCTTTCAGCCGCTGAACCCTGAATGAGTATTTTTCTCCCCTCTACTCTGGAAATTGGCAGCATTCAGAAACATTCTCAGGGCTCACTCTACTCTAAGAATCGTTCTCAGGACCGGTCAGGCGAGGCAAAGTCTGACGACAGAAGCGGAGTTTACTTATAGTAAATGAGCATTCTGGCGTCTGACTTTAACGAAGCATCACCGGCCCTGAGGACGTTTCACGCGAGATAGCTGCGCAGGCGTGGATTCATGTCGTTTCGGCGGACAAGCTGTTCCAGCGCCCACTGATACTGACGGGGCACCTCGCGCAAAAAGCGCACTGCATCCCCGTCCAGCACCGCCAACGGTATGCCGTCACGGTACAACACCCGGTTACGATTGTTGCGCGCCAGCTTTACATCGGGCAGAAACAGCGGCAAATGGTTAACCGGGTCGGTCGCGGCCAGGCTGCAGTATTGCGAGTCATCGAAGTCAGTGCCCGCTTCGGTCTTACTTTTGGCGCGCAATGGCGCAATGGTTTCTGGCAAGGCAAACTGTTCGCCGCCCAGACCTTCAATAAAGCGGCCGCCGCGCAAGGTGCCACGTAACTCGAAACGCCGCAGCACCGGCAGCAGGTCGCGCCAGGCAGGTGCGCAGGATTCGCGCGACAGAATCTGACGACTGACCACACCCCAGCGCCGCAGATAAATCATGACCAGCTCCTCCAGTGCCTCGGTGTCCAACGCCGTGGTTGGGTCCGGCTCCGGGATCAGGGACCAGCGTCCCGCCTCTTCGATGCCGAAACCGCCGCGCCGACCCCGTTGACGACTGCTGCCCCGATTGGAAGGCTTGCGTGACTCCGGTGTCAGCAGGGCCCGCAGTCCAGTAAAGCTGTCACTGGTCAGCAGACCGTTGGCCACCAGCTCTGCCAGTGCCTGTTCCAGCTGTGCTGGCAACAGGCCGCTGTGCTGTTTGATGTCAGTAAAAAAACTGGCGCCGCGCTGGCGCAGTGTGTCCAGCGCCTGTTTTGCTGGCGCAGAAAGCTGGGGCTGGTGCGCCACCGCCGGCGCCGACAGACTCTGCCAGATAGCCATGTTCTGGCGTGAGCAAAGGGTCATCGGCGTCGCCTTGATGGGCCCGGCGCTGCGCCGGCTGCCTGAACGTACTGCCGTTAATTGCGCTGGCGGTGTGTAGCGACCCCATACCACGCGCCCGCTGATACACATCATGTCCAGCCAGGATGGGTCATACATGCCCAGTCGGGCCGGAATGATTTCGCCTTCCCACGCAGCGGCAGGTGCGGCCATGCCATCGAGCCGCTCCAGCGTTCGTTCCAGCACGGCCTGGCCCTCGGCCATGGAGGGTAGCGGCACCGGTCGCGGCGTCAGGGTCTGCAACCTGATTTCATGGTGTTCAAACAGGAAGCGGGTATAGGCCTGCAGTGACACCGGTTTGATGGCATCACGATGGCTGTCGAGCGTATAGCGATGAATTCGCTGCAGCAGACGGCGCTCACACCATTGCAGCGACTCATCGTCCGTATGTCCAATACTGTCTGCACTGAAGCGGCCGCGGAAAGCAAAACCTTCTGCTTCCAGCTTTAACAATGCCTGATCAAGCTGACTGCGCGCCAGTCCGGTCTGCTGTTGCAGATCGGCAACCGTGACCGGGCCCAATACATCCAGCCGGCGCCGCACCAGTATCTGTGCCGCTTCGCCCGGATCCGGACGGGTTGCTGTCATCTCGGCGGGTAGCTCAATGACCGGCTCAAACATCTGGTCAGGCTGCAGGGCGCTGAATATCGGCATCATCTCGGCACTGATGACGTGGCCGCTGGTTTTCACCCGGCACGCCCTGCCCTGGGCAACCAGCTTATCAAATAGTTCGATATGGCGCTTACTGGACAACTCAGCACCGGTAAAGAAACCGGCGCAG encodes:
- a CDS encoding zinc-dependent metalloprotease, whose product is MKMLPQLGFVLLLPFLMLAGVAQAADAPPAIADVVAGADRQEGYFDFYYQPNTGQILLEVERWNEEFLYASALATGIGSNDIGLDRGQLGGGRVVKFERHGNKVFLKHINLDYRAVSDSAAERLSVQEAFAESILAGFAVEAVEGNRVLIDLTDFLLNDVHGVATTLARSQQGSYSLDKQRSAVYLERTRNFPLNSEFEAQLTFAGSQPGALVRSVAPSPGSITVRQHHSFVQLPEAGYRARAFHPESGFWSRSYEDFAAPINEDMTRRFISRHRLEKRNPEAARSEAVEPIVYYLDAGVPEPVRSALLDGARWWNEAFEAIGYDNAFQVEMLPEDADPMDIRYNVIQWVHRSTRGWSYGSSVTDPRTGEIIKGKVTLGSLRVRQDYRIAQSLIGLAQEGSDEAIQELALSRIRQLSAHEVGHTLGIAHNFAASVNARASVMDYPHPALEISDNGVLDALNAYDIGLGQWDFQTIKYGYADYATALEESVGLSTTLQENRDAGLHFISDADSRAPGGAHPLAHMWDNGADPVTELERLLAVRGSALERFGAQNLRAGQPYAELEEILVPLYFLHRYQVEAVHRLIGGIYYEYSIYDGENAQPEQITPISAEDQMRALDALMNTLTPSALALSPETLAAIPPKPLGYSRNRESFPLRTSLGLDFAAIAETAADHTLSGILQAERLARLVNLNSLDPTLPSIHDVFDRVMNNSWFAEKSAGQSGRVQQAVNNVTLYRLLALLRSDETDNQVKAAVNSTLQDLEDWLDSAVDETTDNSWRAHYRMALAELENWSDNASQDSLLSAPLAMPPGAPI
- a CDS encoding fumarylacetoacetate hydrolase family protein, which encodes MKTEFDLAVASLPIRGRETRFPVGRVFCVGRNYAEHAKEMGADPSREAPFFFSKPAAAVWRPDGTVPYPPRTQDLHHEAELVVALHQGGASLTLAAARACVFAYGVGIDFTRRDLQAEAKKQGRPWDTAKGFDASGPVSELVALEDCGWLEKGAITLTLNGQARQQGDLSDMIWKVDEIIAELSTYYTLQPGDIIFTGTPAGVGAVDRGDAVEATIEGVGQLAFRMI